A genomic stretch from Cloacibacterium caeni includes:
- a CDS encoding efflux RND transporter periplasmic adaptor subunit, whose translation MKKYIYSALFLGSLFLASCSSDENKSAELNDKPIAVTVNKSATNAVGSNATASGKLVAKNSVNVSTRMMGYITAMRAEVGQYVNAGQLLVSINSTDIQAKGGQASAGIAQAQANYNIAKKDFERFQNLYKNQSASQKELDDMRARYEMAQAGLQAAQQMKNEVNAQYRYTNVTAPISGTVTAKYASQGDMASPGMPLLTIESPGALQAQVLVSEQNITLLKSGMPVKVTLKSTNKEVSGTVSEISRSSTNTGGQYLVKINVPASKDLLPGMFVNVQFPFKNSGNVNQDFQEGVMIPKSAIVENGQLTGVYTVSSQNTAVLRWVKVGKTFGDQVEILSGLNANDQYIISAEGKLFNGAKVILK comes from the coding sequence ATGAAAAAATATATTTATTCAGCATTATTTTTAGGAAGCTTATTCCTTGCAAGTTGTTCTTCAGACGAAAATAAATCTGCAGAATTGAATGACAAACCAATCGCGGTTACCGTAAATAAATCTGCCACCAACGCAGTAGGTTCTAATGCTACAGCAAGTGGAAAATTGGTAGCTAAAAATTCGGTAAATGTTTCCACCAGAATGATGGGGTACATTACTGCAATGCGCGCAGAAGTAGGGCAATATGTGAATGCTGGTCAACTTTTAGTAAGCATCAACAGTACAGATATTCAGGCAAAAGGCGGACAAGCTTCTGCTGGAATAGCGCAAGCACAAGCCAATTACAATATCGCGAAAAAAGATTTTGAAAGATTTCAAAATTTATACAAAAATCAAAGTGCTTCTCAAAAAGAATTAGATGATATGAGAGCGCGTTATGAAATGGCTCAAGCAGGTTTACAGGCAGCGCAACAAATGAAAAACGAAGTAAATGCTCAGTACAGATATACCAATGTTACGGCGCCTATTTCTGGTACAGTTACTGCGAAATATGCCAGTCAAGGTGATATGGCAAGTCCAGGAATGCCTTTACTAACGATAGAATCTCCGGGAGCTTTGCAAGCACAAGTTTTGGTTTCTGAACAGAATATTACCCTTTTAAAATCTGGAATGCCAGTAAAAGTAACGTTGAAATCTACCAATAAAGAAGTTTCGGGTACGGTTTCAGAAATCAGCAGATCTTCAACGAATACTGGTGGACAATACTTAGTGAAAATCAATGTTCCAGCTTCTAAAGATTTATTACCGGGAATGTTTGTGAATGTTCAGTTTCCTTTCAAAAATTCTGGAAATGTGAATCAGGATTTTCAAGAAGGCGTAATGATTCCTAAATCTGCAATCGTAGAAAACGGACAATTAACAGGAGTGTACACCGTGAGTTCACAAAATACCGCAGTTCTAAGATGGGTAAAAGTGGGTAAAACTTTCGGTGATCAAGTAGAAATTTTATCAGGTCTTAATGCAAATGACCAGTACATCATTTCAGCAGAAGGAAAATTGTTTAACGGTGCAAAAGTTATTTTAAAATAA